The proteins below come from a single Kitasatospora sp. NBC_00315 genomic window:
- a CDS encoding winged helix-turn-helix transcriptional regulator, producing the protein MEWTTVDLGNCSVLRALDVIGKQWAMAVLREAFNDVRRFEDLQQHLGVSRSVLSRRLNEMVDDGLLDRVPYREGAGRERYEYLPTEKAWGLYPVMVGLMQWGDRYLADSDGPPVRLVDRRSGRPVVAAVVTDDSEVCAPSDVAVLPGGSLRTRPTGD; encoded by the coding sequence GTGGAATGGACGACGGTCGACCTGGGAAACTGCTCGGTGCTCCGGGCGCTCGACGTCATCGGCAAGCAGTGGGCGATGGCCGTGCTCCGGGAGGCGTTCAACGACGTACGGCGCTTCGAGGACCTCCAGCAGCACCTGGGGGTCTCGCGTTCGGTGCTGAGCCGGCGCCTGAACGAGATGGTGGACGACGGCCTGCTCGACCGGGTGCCCTACCGCGAGGGCGCCGGGCGCGAACGGTACGAGTACCTGCCCACCGAGAAGGCCTGGGGGCTCTACCCCGTGATGGTCGGGCTCATGCAGTGGGGGGACCGCTACCTCGCCGACAGTGACGGGCCGCCGGTCCGGCTGGTGGACCGCAGGTCGGGCCGGCCCGTGGTCGCCGCCGTCGTCACGGACGACTCCGAGGTGTGCGCGCCGTCGGACGTCGCGGTGCTACCGGGTGGTTCGCTGCGCACCCGGCCGACCGGGGACTGA
- a CDS encoding enoyl-CoA hydratase/isomerase family protein, with the protein MSYDGYRTLDVRLDDGVAFVTIDHPPFNLLDRHLAADLDRLHGALSEDASVRVVVVGSADPDFFLAHGDMTLALDPGLVEQLALAAPGALTPGQDLHERFRTLPQITIGKLAGRARGGGAEFLLALDMRFAAVGRARLGLPEVSLGMIPGGGGTQYLPRLTGRARALEIILGSEGFDAETAERYGWVNRALPADELDGFVERLALRIARYPAAALRAAKLAVEASELPLREGLMVESGLIQQVFSAPETTRLVRDALAAGAQTRAGELELEGLLAASR; encoded by the coding sequence ATGTCCTACGACGGATACCGCACGCTCGACGTCCGACTGGACGACGGGGTCGCCTTCGTGACGATCGACCACCCGCCGTTCAACCTCCTCGACCGGCACCTCGCCGCCGACCTCGACCGGCTGCACGGCGCCCTGAGCGAGGACGCGAGCGTGCGGGTCGTGGTCGTCGGGAGCGCCGATCCGGACTTCTTCCTCGCCCACGGCGACATGACCCTCGCCCTCGATCCGGGCCTGGTCGAGCAACTGGCACTGGCGGCCCCCGGAGCGCTCACCCCCGGGCAGGACCTGCACGAGCGGTTCCGCACCCTGCCGCAGATCACCATCGGCAAGCTGGCCGGCCGCGCACGCGGCGGCGGCGCCGAGTTCCTGCTCGCCCTCGACATGCGCTTCGCCGCCGTCGGGCGGGCCCGGCTCGGACTCCCGGAGGTCAGCCTGGGAATGATCCCCGGCGGAGGCGGCACCCAGTACCTGCCCCGGCTGACGGGCCGGGCCCGCGCGCTGGAGATCATCCTCGGCTCGGAGGGTTTCGACGCCGAGACGGCCGAGCGCTACGGCTGGGTCAACCGGGCCCTGCCCGCCGACGAGCTGGACGGGTTCGTGGAGCGCCTGGCACTGCGGATCGCCCGCTACCCCGCCGCCGCGCTCCGGGCGGCCAAGCTGGCCGTCGAGGCCTCGGAACTGCCCCTGCGCGAGGGCCTGATGGTCGAGAGCGGGTTGATCCAGCAGGTGTTCTCCGCTCCGGAGACCACCCGGCTGGTCCGGGACGCCCTCGCCGCCGGGGCCCAGACCAGGGCGGGCGAGCTGGAGCTGGAGGGACTGCTCGCCGCCAGCCGGTAG
- the efeU gene encoding iron uptake transporter permease EfeU, translated as MFGNYLIGLREGLEASLVVCILIAYLVKTGRREKLAPVWTGIAAAVVLSMAFGAVLQFGSSQMSFEAQEALGGSLSIIAVGLVTWMVFWMRRTARHLKSELHGKLDAAIAMGTFALVTTAFLAVGREGLETALFIWSAVQATGDGYNPLIGASLGLLTSVVLGWLFYRGALKINLAKFFTWTGAMLVVVAAGVLAYGVHDLQEAGWLPGLHSQAFDISSTIPKDSWYGTLLKGVFNFQPDPTVFQLVVWAAYLVPTLILFLGLFSRTSGPGAPAASGAPRATGQSGAKGAGSAESTA; from the coding sequence GTGTTCGGCAACTATCTGATCGGTCTGCGTGAGGGCCTCGAAGCGAGCCTCGTCGTCTGCATCCTGATCGCCTACCTGGTGAAGACGGGACGCCGGGAGAAGCTCGCTCCGGTGTGGACGGGCATCGCGGCGGCGGTGGTGCTCAGCATGGCGTTCGGCGCCGTCCTGCAGTTCGGCTCCAGCCAGATGTCCTTCGAGGCCCAGGAGGCGCTCGGCGGGTCGCTGTCGATCATCGCGGTCGGCCTGGTCACCTGGATGGTCTTCTGGATGCGCCGCACCGCGCGGCACCTGAAGAGCGAGCTGCACGGCAAGCTGGACGCGGCGATCGCGATGGGTACCTTCGCCCTGGTGACCACGGCGTTCCTGGCGGTCGGCCGGGAGGGCCTGGAGACCGCGCTGTTCATCTGGTCCGCCGTCCAGGCCACCGGCGACGGCTACAACCCGCTGATCGGCGCGTCCCTCGGGCTGCTGACCTCCGTGGTGCTCGGCTGGCTGTTCTACCGGGGCGCCCTGAAGATCAACCTCGCCAAGTTCTTCACCTGGACCGGCGCGATGCTGGTCGTGGTCGCCGCCGGTGTGCTCGCGTACGGGGTGCACGACCTGCAGGAGGCCGGCTGGCTGCCCGGCCTGCACAGCCAGGCCTTCGACATCAGCAGCACCATCCCCAAGGACAGCTGGTACGGAACGCTGCTCAAGGGAGTGTTCAACTTCCAGCCCGACCCGACGGTGTTCCAGCTCGTGGTCTGGGCCGCGTACCTGGTCCCGACGTTGATCCTCTTCCTCGGCCTCTTCAGCCGGACCTCCGGTCCTGGTGCCCCGGCCGCCTCCGGTGCGCCGAGGGCAACCGGCCAGAGCGGCGCGAAGGGCGCCGGCTCGGCGGAGTCCACCGCCTGA
- the efeB gene encoding iron uptake transporter deferrochelatase/peroxidase subunit has translation MDAEREQPTEQSTGPQTVPSAGLSRRAVIGWAGAGVAIGAAGVGTVAAATMDDKGAPAPAAPGAAEIPFYGDHQSGIATPVQDRLHFAAFDVSTTDRDALVKMLKDWTKAAAAMTGGREVGTGAATGLPEAPPDDTGEALGLPASRLSLTIGFGPSLFETSTPDGQLVDRFGLKAKRPDALIDLPKFPHDNLDPTRSGGDICIQACADDPQVAVHAIRNLARIAMGTASIRWSQLGFGKTSSTTPDAQTPRNLMGFKDGTHNIAGTDTAALADHVWAAPGDGPEWMTGGSYLVARRIRMHIETWDRTSLKEQEDVFGRNKGEGAPYGKAKERDAPDLKAMPAGSHVRLAHPDSNNGLMILRRGFSFTDGTDGLGRLDAGLFFLAYQRDTRKAFVPLQNRLAASDKLNEYIQHVGSAHFACPAGVRKPGEWWGQALFG, from the coding sequence ATGGATGCCGAGCGCGAGCAGCCGACCGAGCAGTCGACCGGGCCGCAGACCGTACCGTCCGCCGGGCTCAGCCGGCGGGCCGTGATCGGCTGGGCCGGCGCCGGCGTGGCGATCGGTGCCGCCGGTGTCGGCACCGTCGCGGCCGCCACGATGGACGACAAGGGCGCCCCCGCGCCCGCCGCCCCGGGGGCAGCGGAGATCCCCTTCTACGGCGACCACCAGTCCGGTATCGCGACGCCGGTCCAGGACCGCCTGCACTTCGCGGCGTTCGACGTCTCCACCACGGACCGCGACGCCCTGGTGAAGATGCTGAAGGACTGGACCAAGGCGGCGGCCGCGATGACCGGTGGCCGCGAGGTCGGCACCGGCGCGGCGACCGGCCTGCCCGAGGCCCCGCCGGACGACACCGGCGAGGCGCTCGGCCTGCCCGCCTCCCGGCTCAGCCTCACCATCGGCTTCGGCCCCTCGCTGTTCGAGACGTCCACCCCGGACGGACAACTCGTGGACCGCTTCGGCCTCAAGGCCAAGCGCCCGGACGCGCTGATCGACCTGCCGAAGTTCCCGCACGACAACCTCGACCCGACCCGCAGCGGCGGCGACATCTGCATCCAGGCCTGCGCCGACGACCCGCAGGTGGCCGTGCACGCGATCCGCAACCTGGCCCGGATCGCGATGGGCACCGCGAGCATCCGCTGGTCCCAGCTCGGCTTCGGCAAGACCTCCTCCACCACGCCGGACGCGCAGACCCCGCGCAACCTGATGGGCTTCAAGGACGGCACCCACAACATCGCCGGCACCGACACGGCGGCGCTCGCCGACCACGTCTGGGCCGCCCCCGGGGACGGCCCGGAGTGGATGACCGGCGGCTCGTACCTGGTCGCCCGCCGGATCCGGATGCACATCGAGACCTGGGACCGCACCTCGCTCAAGGAGCAGGAGGACGTCTTCGGCCGGAACAAGGGCGAGGGCGCGCCGTACGGCAAGGCCAAGGAGCGCGACGCCCCGGATCTCAAGGCCATGCCGGCGGGCTCGCACGTGCGCCTGGCGCACCCGGACTCCAACAACGGTCTGATGATCCTGCGCCGCGGCTTCTCCTTCACCGACGGCACCGACGGCCTCGGCCGGCTCGACGCCGGTCTGTTCTTCCTCGCCTACCAGCGTGACACCCGCAAGGCGTTCGTCCCGCTGCAGAACCGGCTCGCGGCCAGTGACAAGCTGAACGAGTACATCCAGCACGTCGGCTCGGCCCACTTCGCCTGCCCGGCCGGCGTCCGCAAGCCCGGCGAGTGGTGGGGGCAGGCCCTGTTCGGCTGA